The following are encoded together in the Xanthomonas vesicatoria ATCC 35937 genome:
- a CDS encoding LysR family transcriptional regulator, with protein sequence MTRENLNDLQVFVTVAREGSFTRAAAQLGVSQSALSHTVRALETRLGIRLLTRTTRSVSTTEAGARLFATVAPRLQEIDDELSALTDFRDKPAGTIRITTAGHAADAYVWPALSKLLPDYPDLKIEVTVDYGLADIVAERYDIGIRLGDQVAKDMIAVPISPPQRMAVVAVPGYFVHHTIPAAPADLAQHNCIGLRLPTHGGLLAWEFEQSGREIKVRVDGQWTFNSSGAMLRAALAGAGLAYLPESMVLDHIAAGQLRRVLEDWCEPFEGYYAYYPSRRQSSSALKVVIDALRHDLAR encoded by the coding sequence ATGACTCGGGAAAACCTCAACGACCTGCAGGTCTTCGTCACCGTCGCGCGCGAAGGCAGCTTCACTCGCGCCGCCGCGCAACTGGGCGTCTCGCAATCGGCGTTGAGCCATACCGTGCGCGCACTGGAGACGCGGTTGGGCATCCGCCTGCTGACCCGCACCACGCGCAGCGTGTCGACGACCGAAGCCGGCGCGCGCCTGTTCGCGACGGTTGCACCGCGGCTGCAGGAGATCGACGACGAGCTGTCCGCACTCACCGACTTTCGCGACAAGCCGGCCGGCACCATCCGCATCACCACCGCCGGACACGCCGCCGACGCCTACGTGTGGCCGGCGCTGTCCAAGCTGCTGCCCGACTACCCGGACCTCAAGATCGAGGTCACCGTGGATTACGGCCTGGCCGACATCGTGGCCGAGCGCTACGACATCGGCATCCGTCTGGGCGACCAGGTCGCCAAGGACATGATCGCGGTGCCGATCAGCCCTCCCCAGCGCATGGCGGTGGTCGCGGTGCCGGGCTACTTCGTGCATCACACCATCCCCGCCGCCCCGGCCGATCTGGCGCAGCACAACTGCATCGGCCTGCGCCTGCCCACGCACGGTGGGTTGCTGGCCTGGGAGTTCGAACAATCGGGCCGCGAGATCAAGGTGCGCGTGGATGGGCAATGGACCTTCAACAGCAGCGGTGCGATGTTGCGCGCCGCGCTGGCCGGCGCGGGCTTAGCGTATCTGCCGGAATCCATGGTGCTGGACCACATCGCCGCCGGCCAATTGCGCCGCGTGCTGGAAGACTGGTGCGAGCCGTTCGAGGGGTACTACGCGTACTACCCCAGCCGCCGCCAGTCTTCGAGCGCACTCAAAGTGGTGATCGATGCATTGCGGCACGATCTGGCGCGTTGA
- a CDS encoding aldo/keto reductase: MQTRQLGNSGLQVSALGLGCMGLSYGYGPATAHTQAVALLHAAVERGVTFFDTAEAYGPFANEALLGDALAAHRDQVVIATKFGFKDGHADAGLDSRPERIRAVAEASLTRLKTDRIDLFYQHRVDPAVPIEEVAGTVKDLIAEGKVMHFGLSEAGADTIRRAHAVQPVTAVQSEYSLWWREPETSVLPTLEELGIGFVPFSPLGKGFLTGAIGADTQFSADDFRNQVPRFAAEARQANQGLVERIQSIAADKGATPAQVALAWLLSRKPWIVPIPCTTKLHRLEDNLGGASLTLSSEDLARIQQALDAVAIVGERYSPERQKLVGK; encoded by the coding sequence ATGCAAACACGACAGTTGGGAAACAGCGGATTACAGGTGTCTGCGCTGGGCTTGGGCTGCATGGGTCTAAGTTATGGCTATGGGCCGGCGACCGCGCACACGCAGGCCGTCGCGTTGCTGCATGCGGCAGTGGAGCGAGGCGTCACCTTCTTCGATACGGCAGAGGCCTACGGGCCTTTCGCCAACGAGGCGTTGCTAGGCGACGCGCTGGCGGCGCACCGCGACCAGGTGGTGATCGCGACCAAGTTTGGCTTCAAGGATGGACATGCCGATGCCGGGCTCGACAGCCGCCCCGAACGGATTCGTGCAGTGGCCGAGGCCAGCCTGACGCGTCTGAAGACCGACCGCATCGACCTGTTCTATCAACATCGCGTGGACCCGGCGGTGCCGATCGAGGAGGTGGCCGGCACGGTTAAGGACTTGATCGCCGAGGGCAAGGTGATGCATTTCGGCCTGTCCGAAGCCGGTGCCGACACCATCCGGCGTGCGCATGCGGTACAGCCGGTGACGGCGGTGCAGAGCGAATACTCGTTGTGGTGGCGCGAGCCGGAGACCAGCGTGTTACCGACGCTGGAAGAACTGGGGATCGGCTTCGTACCGTTCAGCCCGCTCGGCAAGGGCTTTTTGACCGGCGCCATCGGTGCCGACACGCAATTTTCCGCCGACGATTTCCGCAATCAGGTGCCGCGGTTCGCCGCCGAAGCGCGGCAGGCCAATCAGGGACTGGTCGAACGTATCCAGTCCATCGCCGCCGACAAGGGTGCCACGCCGGCGCAGGTGGCGCTGGCGTGGTTGTTGTCGCGCAAGCCGTGGATCGTGCCGATTCCCTGCACTACCAAGCTGCATCGCCTGGAAGACAATCTGGGCGGCGCTTCGTTGACCTTGAGCAGCGAGGATCTTGCCCGCATCCAGCAAGCGCTGGATGCGGTAGCGATTGTCGGCGAGCGTTATAGCCCGGAGCGGCAGAAGCTGGTCGGTAAATAA
- a CDS encoding TetR/AcrR family transcriptional regulator: MDDAAPSIATGRAPHDKRGAILAAARALFQQHGFDRTSMDTIAERAMVSKATVYAHFASKEVLFRTTLEALAHASPNRWNALLELQGTLEQRLAAVADAVLRVSASNLLDDAAYGLVRPPLLPSQMREEMWTLCFERYDSMMRALLAREVQRGALVIDNLPDASVHFFGLITGRPANAAMRGDALDTASVRLDAYASGAVTLFLRAYRPQPSAVTADGKREAPSGF, encoded by the coding sequence GTGGATGATGCCGCGCCGTCCATCGCAACCGGGCGTGCGCCGCACGACAAACGCGGTGCCATCCTGGCGGCGGCACGCGCGCTGTTCCAACAGCACGGCTTCGACAGGACCAGCATGGACACCATCGCCGAGCGCGCGATGGTGTCCAAAGCCACGGTCTATGCGCATTTCGCTTCCAAGGAGGTGCTGTTCCGCACCACCCTGGAGGCGCTTGCGCACGCCTCGCCCAACCGCTGGAACGCCCTGCTGGAACTGCAGGGAACGCTGGAGCAACGCCTGGCTGCAGTGGCGGATGCGGTGTTGCGAGTGTCTGCCAGCAACCTGCTGGATGATGCCGCGTATGGCCTGGTGCGCCCGCCACTGTTGCCCAGCCAGATGCGCGAGGAAATGTGGACGCTGTGCTTCGAGCGTTACGACAGCATGATGCGCGCGCTGTTGGCGCGCGAGGTGCAGCGTGGCGCACTGGTGATCGACAACCTGCCGGATGCATCGGTGCATTTCTTCGGGTTGATCACCGGGCGGCCGGCCAATGCGGCGATGCGCGGCGATGCGCTGGATACGGCATCTGTACGGCTGGATGCATATGCCAGCGGCGCGGTGACGTTGTTCTTGCGTGCGTATCGCCCACAACCATCGGCGGTGACGGCGGATGGCAAGCGCGAAGCGCCGAGCGGTTTCTAG
- the adeC gene encoding AdeC/AdeK/OprM family multidrug efflux complex outer membrane factor yields the protein MTPIRMTLAAIAVASVLSGCTMMPRYTRPDAPVPDHFAGAGSAPTPDAAETEQARSVADIGWREVFTDPALQQVIALALQNNRDLRVAALNIEVARAQYRVERAALVPAIDGTGTANNSRTPTELAIPGQPAVFRTYSANIGISAYELDLFGRVRSLKEQALQQFLSTAEARRSTHISLVAEVATAYLTLAADQASLQLAQSTLSSQSDSYRLQQRSFELGVASQLTLRQAQTTVETARVDVERYTAQVAQDRNALVLLVGTAVPESLLPRALPDGASVDGNVLASVPAGLPSQLLQRRPDILEAERNLRAANGNIGAARAAFFPSISLTGSVGSSSSSLSNLFDSGTRAWSFVPTLTLPIFNAGRNRANLDMAKANRDIEVARYEKSIQSAFREVSDALAQRDTLGRQLQAQQALVDATADSYRLSQARFERGIDSYLQALDAQRSLYSAQQTLISTQLSRFTNLVTFYKAMGGGWLPSDAPTAGTTPAAELPRG from the coding sequence ATGACACCGATTCGCATGACCCTTGCCGCGATCGCGGTGGCCAGCGTGCTGTCTGGCTGCACCATGATGCCGCGCTACACCCGCCCCGACGCGCCGGTGCCGGACCACTTTGCCGGTGCCGGGTCCGCCCCAACGCCCGATGCTGCTGAAACCGAACAAGCGCGTAGCGTGGCCGATATCGGCTGGCGCGAGGTCTTTACCGACCCTGCGTTGCAGCAGGTCATCGCGCTTGCGCTGCAGAACAACCGCGACCTGCGCGTGGCCGCACTCAACATCGAAGTGGCGCGTGCGCAATACCGGGTGGAGCGCGCTGCGTTGGTGCCTGCCATCGATGGCACCGGCACCGCGAACAATTCGCGCACGCCCACGGAGCTGGCCATCCCCGGGCAGCCGGCGGTGTTCCGCACCTACAGCGCCAACATCGGCATCAGTGCCTACGAACTGGATCTGTTCGGGCGCGTGCGCAGCCTCAAGGAACAGGCGTTGCAACAGTTCCTGTCCACCGCCGAAGCCCGTCGCAGCACGCATATCAGCCTGGTCGCAGAAGTCGCCACCGCCTATCTGACCCTGGCTGCCGACCAGGCATCGCTGCAACTGGCGCAGTCCACCCTGAGCAGTCAAAGCGATAGCTATCGCCTGCAGCAACGCAGTTTCGAGCTGGGCGTGGCCTCGCAGCTGACCCTGCGCCAGGCGCAGACCACGGTGGAAACCGCACGCGTGGACGTGGAGCGCTACACCGCGCAGGTGGCGCAGGATCGCAATGCGCTGGTGCTGCTGGTCGGTACGGCCGTGCCGGAATCGTTGTTGCCGCGCGCGTTGCCCGACGGTGCCAGCGTGGACGGCAACGTGCTGGCCAGCGTGCCGGCCGGCTTGCCGTCGCAATTGCTGCAGCGTCGCCCGGACATCCTGGAGGCCGAGCGCAACCTGCGTGCGGCCAATGGCAATATCGGTGCAGCACGTGCGGCGTTTTTCCCCAGCATCAGCCTGACCGGCTCGGTGGGTTCGTCCAGCAGCAGCCTGTCGAACCTGTTCGATTCGGGCACGCGCGCCTGGAGCTTTGTGCCCACGCTGACCTTGCCGATCTTCAATGCCGGGCGTAATCGCGCCAATCTGGACATGGCCAAGGCCAATCGCGATATCGAGGTGGCCCGCTACGAAAAATCCATCCAGAGTGCGTTCCGCGAAGTGTCCGACGCGCTTGCTCAGCGCGACACGCTGGGCCGGCAATTGCAGGCGCAACAGGCATTGGTCGACGCAACCGCCGATAGCTATCGCTTGTCGCAGGCGCGTTTCGAACGTGGCATCGACAGCTATCTGCAGGCACTGGATGCGCAACGGTCGCTCTACAGCGCGCAGCAGACCTTGATCAGCACGCAGCTGTCGCGCTTCACCAATCTGGTGACGTTCTACAAGGCGATGGGCGGCGGCTGGCTGCCATCGGATGCACCGACTGCCGGCACGACCCCGGCAGCGGAGCTGCCGCGTGGATGA
- a CDS encoding efflux RND transporter permease subunit, with product MARFFIDRPIFAWVLAIIVMLAGILSIATLPIAQYPSIAPPAVAITANYPGASAQTLEDTVTQVIEQKMKGLDHLSYMASTSESSGAVTITLTFDNGTDPDTAQVQVQNKLSLATPLLPQEVQQQGVTVTKSATNFVNVLAFTSEDGSMNDSDLSDYVAANVQETISRVEGVGDTTLFGSQYAMRIWLDPDKLSNFNLTPVDVRTAIQAQNAQVSAGQLGALPAVANQQLNATITAQTRLKTAEQFENILLRTQADGSQVRLRDVARVELGSESYNTVGRYNGKPAAGLAIKLATGANALDTVRAIDKSLEEQEQFFPPGMKVQKPYDTTPFVRISIEQVVHTLVEAVVLVFLVMYLFLQNFRATLIPTIAVPVVLLGTFGVLAAFGFTINTLTMFAMVLAIGLLVDDAIVVVENVERVMGEEQLSPKDATRKSMEQISGALVGVALVLAAVFVPMAFFGGSTGVIYRQFSITIVSAMTLSVLVAMILTPALCATLLKPVHKGHGMATTGFFGWFNRLFDRGNTRYQGVVRHMLGKGWRYMLAYAVLLALVVVGFMKLPVGFLPDEDQGTLFVLVQLPPGATDARTSEVLKQVEHHFLVDQKDSVSGVFAVSGFSFAGTGQNVGLAFVKLRPWDERTGKGQSVTDVAGKAGAFFASIRDARVFAFAPPAVSELGNATGFDLMLQDRANLGHAALMQARNQLLAELSQDKRLVAVRPNGQEDTPEFKLEIDPHRAQAMGVSISDINNTFASAWGSVYVNDFIDKGRVKKVMLQADAPYRMNPQDIDRWFVRNSAGTMVPFNAFATASWQSGSPRLERYNSVPSVEILGMALPGAASSGEAMQIVEAAAAKLPPGIGFEWTGLSRQEKSSTGQTGLLYGLSILIVFLCLAALYESWAIPFSVILVVPLGVFGTLLGAMLTWKMNDVYFQVGLLTTIGLASKNAILIVEFAKELHESGKSLIESALEAARMRLRPILMTSLAFILGVVPLVLTSGAGAGAQHALGTAVIGGMLSGTVLAIFFVPLFFVLVSGVFKRRAQPAAPTTP from the coding sequence ATGGCACGCTTTTTCATCGACCGTCCGATCTTCGCGTGGGTATTGGCCATCATCGTGATGCTGGCCGGCATCCTGTCCATCGCCACCTTGCCGATCGCGCAATACCCCAGCATCGCGCCGCCCGCGGTCGCCATCACCGCCAATTATCCGGGCGCTTCGGCGCAGACGCTGGAAGACACCGTCACCCAGGTCATCGAGCAGAAGATGAAGGGGCTGGACCACCTTAGCTACATGGCCTCCACCAGCGAATCCAGCGGTGCGGTGACCATCACGCTGACCTTCGACAACGGCACCGACCCGGACACCGCACAGGTGCAGGTGCAGAACAAGTTGTCGCTGGCCACGCCTTTGCTGCCGCAGGAAGTGCAGCAGCAGGGCGTGACGGTCACCAAGTCGGCCACCAACTTCGTCAACGTGCTGGCCTTCACCTCCGAAGACGGCAGCATGAACGATTCGGACCTGTCCGATTACGTGGCCGCCAACGTGCAGGAAACCATCAGCCGCGTCGAAGGCGTGGGCGACACCACCTTGTTCGGTTCGCAATACGCCATGCGCATCTGGCTGGACCCGGACAAGCTGAGCAATTTCAATCTCACCCCGGTGGATGTGCGCACCGCCATCCAGGCGCAGAACGCGCAGGTGTCGGCCGGCCAGCTCGGCGCATTGCCGGCGGTGGCCAACCAGCAACTCAATGCCACCATCACCGCGCAGACCCGGCTCAAGACCGCCGAGCAGTTCGAAAACATCCTGCTGCGGACGCAGGCCGATGGCTCTCAGGTGCGGCTGCGCGATGTGGCGCGGGTCGAACTGGGCAGCGAAAGCTACAACACGGTAGGCCGCTACAACGGCAAGCCGGCAGCGGGCCTGGCGATCAAGCTGGCTACCGGTGCCAATGCACTGGATACGGTGCGCGCCATCGACAAGAGCCTGGAGGAGCAGGAGCAATTCTTCCCGCCGGGCATGAAGGTGCAAAAGCCCTACGACACCACGCCGTTCGTGCGCATTTCCATCGAGCAGGTGGTGCATACGCTGGTCGAAGCGGTGGTGCTGGTGTTCCTGGTGATGTACCTGTTCCTGCAGAACTTCCGCGCTACCTTGATCCCGACCATTGCGGTGCCGGTGGTGTTGCTGGGCACCTTCGGCGTGCTGGCCGCGTTCGGTTTCACCATCAATACGCTGACCATGTTCGCGATGGTGCTGGCGATCGGCCTGCTGGTGGACGACGCCATCGTGGTGGTGGAAAACGTCGAGCGCGTGATGGGCGAGGAGCAGTTGTCGCCCAAGGACGCCACGCGCAAATCGATGGAACAGATTTCCGGCGCGCTGGTCGGCGTGGCGTTGGTGCTGGCGGCGGTGTTCGTGCCGATGGCCTTCTTCGGCGGGTCCACCGGTGTGATCTACCGGCAGTTCTCGATCACGATTGTGTCGGCGATGACCTTGTCGGTGCTGGTGGCGATGATCCTGACCCCGGCCCTGTGCGCCACCTTGCTCAAGCCGGTGCACAAGGGCCATGGCATGGCCACCACCGGCTTCTTCGGCTGGTTCAATCGCCTGTTCGATCGCGGCAATACTCGCTATCAAGGCGTGGTTCGGCACATGCTGGGCAAGGGCTGGCGCTACATGCTCGCCTATGCGGTGCTGCTGGCGCTGGTGGTGGTGGGTTTCATGAAGTTGCCGGTCGGCTTCCTGCCGGATGAAGACCAGGGCACCTTGTTCGTGCTGGTGCAGTTGCCGCCCGGCGCCACCGATGCGCGCACCAGCGAGGTGCTGAAGCAGGTGGAGCATCACTTCCTGGTCGATCAAAAGGATTCGGTGTCCGGCGTGTTTGCGGTGTCCGGTTTCAGCTTCGCTGGCACCGGGCAGAACGTGGGCCTTGCCTTCGTCAAACTGCGGCCATGGGACGAGCGTACCGGCAAGGGCCAGAGCGTCACCGACGTGGCCGGCAAGGCTGGCGCTTTTTTCGCCAGCATCCGCGATGCGAGGGTGTTCGCCTTCGCGCCACCGGCGGTGTCGGAACTGGGCAATGCCACCGGCTTCGACTTGATGCTGCAGGACCGTGCCAATCTTGGACATGCGGCCTTGATGCAGGCGCGCAATCAATTGCTGGCCGAGCTGTCGCAGGACAAGCGGCTGGTGGCGGTGCGCCCCAACGGGCAGGAAGACACGCCCGAGTTCAAGCTGGAGATCGACCCGCACCGGGCGCAGGCAATGGGGGTGTCGATCTCCGACATCAACAACACCTTCGCCAGCGCGTGGGGCAGCGTCTACGTCAACGATTTCATCGACAAGGGACGCGTCAAGAAGGTGATGCTGCAGGCCGACGCGCCGTACCGCATGAACCCGCAGGACATCGATCGCTGGTTCGTGCGCAACAGCGCCGGCACCATGGTGCCGTTCAATGCCTTCGCAACCGCCAGCTGGCAATCGGGCTCGCCGCGCCTGGAACGCTACAACAGCGTGCCATCGGTGGAAATCCTGGGCATGGCGCTGCCCGGCGCGGCCTCCAGTGGCGAAGCGATGCAGATCGTGGAAGCGGCGGCGGCCAAGCTGCCGCCGGGCATCGGCTTCGAATGGACCGGGTTGTCGCGGCAGGAAAAATCCTCCACCGGCCAGACCGGCCTGTTGTACGGCCTGTCGATCCTGATCGTGTTCCTGTGTCTGGCCGCGTTGTACGAAAGCTGGGCGATCCCGTTCTCGGTGATTCTGGTGGTGCCGCTGGGCGTGTTCGGCACGCTGCTGGGCGCGATGCTGACCTGGAAAATGAACGACGTGTACTTCCAGGTGGGGTTGTTGACCACCATTGGTCTTGCATCGAAAAACGCGATCCTGATCGTGGAGTTTGCCAAGGAGCTGCACGAGAGCGGCAAGAGCCTGATCGAATCGGCGCTGGAAGCGGCGCGCATGCGCTTGCGGCCGATCCTGATGACATCGCTGGCCTTCATCCTCGGCGTGGTGCCGCTGGTGTTGACCAGTGGCGCCGGCGCCGGCGCACAGCATGCGCTGGGCACGGCGGTGATCGGCGGCATGTTGTCCGGCACGGTGCTGGCGATCTTTTTCGTGCCGCTGTTCTTCGTGCTGGTCAGCGGCGTGTTCAAGCGCCGCGCACAGCCTGCCGCGCCCACGACTCCGTAA
- a CDS encoding efflux RND transporter periplasmic adaptor subunit: MRPHASYRLPLVAVAIAAAVLLSACGSPPGGPPPEEGTPEMAVLTVKQQPVPLTTALPGRTVPYLIAEIRPQVGGIVQSRQFTEGGDVKAGQTLYQIDPATYRASYASAQATLAKAQANLRTARLKAERYTELAQIKAISQQEGDDTAAALGQAEADVAAGKASVETAGINLAFARLDAPISGRIGRSSVTPGALVTANQATALTTIQQLDPIYIDVTQPSAAVLRLKQAMARGDLETAGEGAAKVSLLLEDGSAYPLQGQLAFSDVTVDQNTGSITLRAVFPNPNADLLPGMYVRAVLQEGVKQQGLLVPQQAVSRNGAGKPTAFVVGADHKLQLRVLDTDREVGDQWLVRSGLKPGEQLVVEGASRARDGIQVKTVPWQPKRTDAAGAPSAPTTPRAAN, encoded by the coding sequence GTGCGTCCTCATGCCTCGTATCGCTTGCCCCTAGTCGCTGTTGCCATTGCTGCCGCCGTCCTGCTCAGCGCCTGCGGCAGCCCGCCGGGTGGTCCGCCGCCGGAAGAGGGCACCCCCGAGATGGCGGTGCTGACCGTCAAGCAGCAGCCGGTGCCGCTGACCACCGCGCTGCCGGGACGCACCGTGCCGTACCTGATCGCCGAAATCCGCCCGCAGGTGGGCGGCATCGTGCAGTCGCGCCAGTTCACCGAGGGCGGCGACGTCAAGGCCGGGCAGACGCTGTACCAGATCGATCCGGCCACCTACCGCGCCAGCTATGCCAGCGCCCAGGCCACCCTGGCCAAGGCGCAGGCCAACCTGCGCACCGCCAGGCTCAAGGCCGAGCGCTACACCGAGCTGGCGCAGATCAAGGCGATCAGCCAGCAGGAAGGCGACGACACCGCCGCAGCGCTGGGCCAGGCCGAGGCCGACGTGGCTGCCGGCAAGGCCAGCGTGGAAACCGCGGGTATCAATCTGGCCTTCGCCCGTCTGGACGCCCCGATCTCCGGGCGCATCGGCCGTTCCAGCGTGACGCCGGGCGCCTTGGTGACCGCCAACCAGGCTACGGCGCTGACCACCATCCAGCAGCTGGACCCGATCTATATCGATGTCACCCAGCCCAGCGCGGCGGTGTTGCGGCTGAAGCAGGCGATGGCGCGCGGCGACCTGGAAACGGCCGGCGAGGGCGCGGCCAAGGTGTCGCTGCTGCTGGAAGACGGCAGCGCGTATCCGTTGCAGGGCCAGCTGGCGTTCTCCGATGTCACCGTCGATCAGAACACCGGCTCGATCACCCTGCGCGCGGTGTTCCCGAACCCCAACGCCGATCTGCTGCCGGGCATGTACGTGCGCGCGGTGCTGCAGGAAGGCGTCAAGCAACAGGGCCTGCTGGTGCCGCAGCAGGCGGTCTCGCGCAATGGTGCCGGCAAGCCGACTGCGTTCGTGGTCGGTGCCGACCACAAACTGCAGTTGCGCGTGCTGGACACCGACCGCGAGGTCGGCGACCAGTGGCTGGTGCGCAGCGGCCTGAAGCCCGGCGAACAGCTGGTGGTCGAAGGCGCCTCGCGCGCGCGCGACGGCATCCAGGTCAAGACCGTGCCATGGCAACCCAAACGCACCGACGCCGCGGGCGCGCCATCTGCGCCCACCACGCCGCGTGCAGCGAATTAA
- a CDS encoding TetR/AcrR family transcriptional regulator, with the protein MRVRTEAKRDAIIEAASEVFLEMGFEGASMSQIAARVGGSKRTLYGYFPSKEELFVAVATAMADSYIEPLIVALESTDAPVEQALHTFGRDILTFLCAPTSITIWQTIIGVSGRSEVGALFYNSGPEEGMRRVAEYLSRQMEQGVLRRADPIDASRQFGGLLQADTMMPCLFGALKDPSPEYLHGAVQRAVELFLAAYALDAGQTP; encoded by the coding sequence ATGCGGGTCAGAACCGAAGCAAAGCGCGACGCCATCATTGAGGCGGCCAGCGAGGTGTTCCTGGAAATGGGCTTCGAGGGGGCGTCGATGTCGCAGATCGCGGCCCGCGTGGGCGGCTCCAAACGCACGCTGTACGGCTATTTCCCATCCAAGGAAGAGTTGTTCGTCGCGGTGGCCACCGCCATGGCCGACAGCTATATCGAGCCGCTGATCGTGGCGCTGGAGAGCACCGACGCACCGGTGGAGCAGGCGCTGCACACCTTTGGCCGCGACATCCTCACCTTCCTGTGCGCCCCCACCTCGATCACCATCTGGCAGACCATCATCGGCGTCTCCGGGCGCTCGGAGGTGGGCGCGCTGTTCTACAACAGTGGCCCGGAAGAAGGCATGCGGCGCGTGGCCGAGTATCTGAGCAGGCAGATGGAGCAGGGCGTGCTACGACGCGCCGACCCAATCGATGCCTCACGGCAATTCGGCGGCCTGCTGCAAGCCGACACCATGATGCCCTGCCTGTTTGGCGCGCTCAAAGATCCTTCGCCCGAGTATCTGCATGGCGCCGTGCAGCGCGCGGTGGAGCTGTTCCTGGCGGCGTATGCGCTCGATGCAGGCCAAACGCCGTGA
- a CDS encoding transcriptional repressor, with product MTKHTHTQTHDQEHACTAPHHHVDDANSFVRAVERACSERGLRLTPIRANVLRLIADAGKPVKAYELLDWVREGKGVGADAPPTVYRALDFLMANGFVHKLESVNAFVACHHPNSAQHSVPFLICDRCHSAVELEDRDVVSQLEARAKALGFQPQAQTLEVHGLCAKCAVAE from the coding sequence ATGACCAAGCACACCCACACCCAAACGCACGACCAGGAACATGCCTGCACGGCACCGCACCACCACGTGGACGATGCCAACAGCTTCGTGCGTGCGGTGGAGCGCGCCTGCAGCGAACGCGGCCTGCGGCTGACGCCGATCCGCGCCAATGTGCTGCGGCTGATCGCCGATGCCGGCAAGCCGGTAAAGGCGTACGAGCTGCTGGACTGGGTGCGCGAAGGCAAGGGCGTGGGCGCCGATGCGCCGCCAACGGTGTACCGCGCGCTGGATTTTTTGATGGCCAATGGCTTTGTGCACAAGCTCGAATCGGTCAATGCCTTCGTCGCCTGCCATCACCCCAACAGCGCCCAGCACTCGGTGCCGTTCCTGATCTGCGACCGCTGCCATAGCGCCGTGGAACTGGAAGACCGCGACGTGGTCTCGCAACTGGAAGCCCGCGCCAAGGCGCTGGGTTTCCAGCCGCAGGCGCAGACCCTGGAAGTGCATGGGCTGTGCGCCAAGTGCGCGGTCGCGGAGTAG